One Vespa crabro chromosome 9, iyVesCrab1.2, whole genome shotgun sequence genomic region harbors:
- the LOC124426882 gene encoding MD-2-related lipid-recognition protein-like, which yields MLFFHSSLYRRPRMNGNSEFVFVALLLALSSFKSYAEVVHFRECPKPSPDAVSNCTIHEVRVDPCREAAEDKPCRIRRGYNSSISFDYTPNFNGDTLETAVYWASALTDLPFLGMNRDACTMTSCPIVSGQNQTYNVQLFISKKFPIRTYDLKWKLWNQQEQECCFMFQIKLHK from the exons ATGCTTTTCTTTCACTCGTCTCTGTACCGTAGACCGAGAATGAACGGAAACAGTGAATTCGTCTTTGTTGCTCTGCTCCTGGCTTTGTCATCGTTCAAGAGCTACGCGGAAGTCGTACATTTTCGCGAGTGTCCCAAACCATCCC ccGATGCAGTCTCCAACTGCACTATACACGAGGTACGCGTCGATCCTTGCAGAGAAGCTGCTGAAGATAAACCGTGCCGAATTAGGAGAGGATACAATTCGAGCATAAGTTTTGATTATACGCCTA ACTTCAACGGAGATACATTAGAAACTGCAGTGTATTGGGCCAGTGCTCTTACCGATCTTCCGTTTCTAGGAATGAACAGAGATGCTTGTACAATGACTTCCTGCCCAATTGTGTCGGGTCAAAACCAAACTTACAACGTCCAATTATTTATCTCGAAAAAATTCCCAATC AGAACATACGACCTCAAGTGGAAGCTATGGAATCAGCAAGAGCAAGAATGTTGTTTCAtgtttcaaattaaattacaCAAATGA